GCATTGATGTTGAATCTGCTCATAACAGAGTTCCAAACAGCATAAGAGTAGgggcatgagaaaaataaatgatCTCTGCTTTCAGAGCTGTCCCCACACAGCAAACACACCGTTTCTGCGTCAGGACTCCAAGCTGCAATACGGTCAAAGGTGGAGTTACGGTTCAGGGTGAAAAGCCAGGCGGTTGTTGCGTACCTGGGAATCACCGCTTTGTGCCAGATCAAGGTAGCCCAATCTTTGGAAGGGCGCTGAGTTCTAATAGCGTCAAAGACATTCTTTGCAGAGAAGAATGTTGTAGGCGTACCATGAACCGACCAAGTCGCAGTGTCATGTCCCGGACGAAGCTGAACTGATGAGATGTACACGTTTAGGCGTAGCTGTTTTTCAGATCTCGCGTGCGGTAAGTTCCAACCCGATACTGTCCTGAGATCAGCCACCGTTGAGTCAATGGGAATCCCCAGCAAAGAATGGCCATCAGAAGCCAAAAATTTAATAAGAGGCCCAAAAGGTGTCCAAGGATCCCACCAAAAGAATGTGGAGTCACCGTTACTCACAGAAATTTTCAAGAAAAGCAAAGCTTTTGGTCTCAGGCCAAGGATTTTTCTGAACATCCAAGAATAGTTGTAGTTTCTTTCATTCAACGcccagaaggaagaagaagagatgtaCTTATTTCTGATCCACGCTACCCAAAGAGAGCCCGATCTGAAGAAGATCATCCATAGAAGCTTCAGAATACATGTCTCATTCCAATGTATAATATTGAGAAGGCCCAATCCACCTTCAGGATAGAGAGTTATTTCCATGAAACCTTTGCCCCCGTGGATATGCCTATTGTGCCATGCCAAAGGAACGAGCTGCATAGACTATTTATCATCTTCATAACACATTTGGGAAGCAGGAAAGCCGACATCCAGAATCCAGTTATTCCCGCTATAACCGAAGATATTAAGGTTAGCCTCCCGGCCATCGATAAAGTCTTTGAAGTCCAAGACCCCAATTTCCTTTTGATTTGCAGAAGAAGGGGATCATAATCCTTTAGCGATAACTTCTTTGAGCTTACAGGAAGACCCAAATATCTGATTGGTAGAGCAGCCTGAGATAAACCGAATCTTGTCTGACACCTCTGTATTATATCTTCAGGAACTCCACAGCTAAACAAGGAAGTCTTTGCTATATTTACTGAAAGACCAGAGATGAGCTCAAAATCAGCTAGGACCTACAAGACTCCTTCCAGAGATTTTTCAGAGCCATCAAGGAAAATTAGCAGATCGTCTGCGAAGCATAGGTGCATTAGTTTCAAATCTCCGCAGCCGAGGTGATAGTCAAAATTCCCGTCCTCTGCCGCTTTGTTTAACATCAAAGATAAGATGTTCATCATCATGACAAAGAGGATAGGCGAGAGGGGGTCCCCTTGGTGAAGACCAGTTCTACTTTTGAAATAGCCCGATGAAACCCCATTGATGCTGACTGAAAAGGAGGGGGAGCAGATGCAAGTTCTGATCCAGGTTATGAATTTTGCCGGCAAATCGTAAGCAGCAAGCGCACTCAGCACAAAATTTTATCTCACCGAGTCAAAAGCCTTTGCTATATCTACCTTCAGCGTGATCCGTGGTTGGTCAGAGGTCAAATGATACCTTGGATAACTTCAGAGGCTAGTAAGACGTTTTCCACCAGTAACCGGTCTGTCAGAAAGGCAGTTTGGTTGGGTAGAATCAGACCTGGCAGAGTCATCTCCAGTCTGTTTGATAGCAGTCTAGTGATGAGCTTGTACTGAGTATTCAGACAAGCAATAGGCCGAAACTCGGTTATAGTATCTGCTCCTGGATGCTTAGCTAGGAGAATCAGCGAGGTGGCATTAAGAGAAGTTGGCATGAACCAGTGGACAAAGAAACTCTTTACCGAAGCAATAAATTCCTGTCCAATTATAGCCCAAGCACCTTTGAAGAATTCAACTGGAAACCCATCTGGCCCCGGAGTTTTGTTTCTTGGCATCTTAAATAGACAGCTCTGAATCTGCTCCTCCGAGAAATTATCGTTGAACAAGGACTGTTGAGCAGTAGAACATGTTACCACAATCAGGCTCTCAAGAAAATCAGGAAGGTCAGGACAGAAAGCATCCTTGACTAAGCAAAATTTAGACTGGAAATGATCAATTGCCACGTGATGAACCTCTTCCAGGGAAACGGTCAGCGAACCATCCGGCTTGAAAAGGAATTTGATGGCATTTCCAGCATTTCTAGAGGTGGTGATACAATGATAGTACGGAGTATTCATATCGCCACCTCCCATCCATCTGATGCGAGATCTCTAATGGAAGAAACTGTCTTCCGCTACTCTTAATTCAGACCAGACTCTGCGAGCGTCAACCTCGTTCTGAACATTAAGAGAAGAGGGATCGTTTAGAGCCAGCAACTGCTTCAATGAAAGGTCCTCCATAGCTACTGCCACTCTTTTCTCAATGTCACTGTAGTTGTCTTTGAGCAGTGATTTCATAGGGCgctttagattttttaacttgtaacCGAAGTCCCTTAGGGAGCCAGCTCGAAAACCAACAACTGACCAGGATTGTTCCACCTTGTTCAGGAACTGAGAGTTCTTTAGAAGAAGGTTGTAGAATCTGAAAGGCCTCGTACCGAAGGACGGAGGGTCAGAAGATAGCTTGATAAATCCCGGGGAGTGGTCTGAAAATTCGGGAGATTAAAACTGACAGTGACTTGATGGAAGTTTCTGAAGCCAGCAGCCGTTTACCAAACAGCGGTCCAACTTCTTGCCAATAGGATCAGAAGGTCTGCTGTTGAGCCATGTGAACTTAGGGCCGGTCCAATGCAGGTCAAATAATCTAGTGTCTGATAATAAATCACCAAAACATCTCATTCCTCTAGTTGTTGACGAGATGTTAGCATTAGAAGTCTCGTCCGGATGCAGTATTTCGTTAAAATCACCAACAACTAACCATGGTAAATTCTGAAGGTTAAAGGAAGCATAGGTATCACGCAGAGAAATCCAGAGCTCCTTCCGTGTATCCTCATCATTTGAAGCGTACATTGCCGTGTAACAGAAAACCGTCCCGTCATCGCAGGTGATAGATTGCAGGTCTTTAAAAAGAACTCTCACTTGCGTTGGTGCCCTGAATAGCACCCAAATCTTTCCAAGATCCGAAAACTCATAGTTAGTCACCACAGACCAACCCCCTCTAATAGCTGACAAAATATGATGCTTGCTTTCAACCTTAACATGTGTTTCTAAAAGCGCCCCAAAAGATACTGGTCTTCTATACAGCCAGTTAGATAGTGGGCAGTGTTTTGATGGTTCGTTTAATCCACGCACGTTCCAAAAAAATGTATCCgacattaaaattatataggGGGTGATTGTCCTTCCACGCAATGGGAAGTAAACCACCGAGACCTGGAGAGTTTCGGAGCTTTCGCTTCTTCTGAGACCGATTCAACAAGGCCGAAGAGGAAGGAGATATAACTTGATTAACACAAACTAACATCTTATCTTTATCTTCCAAAGGTGGACCTTCAATCTGAAGAACCAGGAACGGATTTGTGGTGGTTACCGGTTGAGTATTGGCCTGGGCTCTACCTTTAGAGGAAGCTCTTGATTTTATTTCTGTGAAGGGTACTTCCTCCTGATCCGGTCTTCTACAGAGTTCAGGTTGGCCTTGAGGCGGGGGCCAAAAACTGGAGCTATGGTTAACTCTCCTTCTTGAGAGGGAGTGGGAACAGCAGTAGAAACTTTGGCAACTTCAACAGGAGCTGGAGTAGAGCCCAACACCGCAGTAGGATGGTCGATATCGTTAGACGTAGATCCTTTTTCCACTGTTGATTTAGGCCTCCAttccggaggaggaggagcgtCCTTCTGGAACCCTGCTTGATGACCAGAATGCactttttgttttcctttttgtttttcctttttttttctccggAGACTTTAACAGAGGACAGAGATTAGCCTTGTGACCTATCTGGTTACAGAGGGAgcaaaggggggggggggggcaacCATGGGTAGGTGATAGAGATCAGCAACACATTCCCATCGTCACATTCGACTTCAACCTCTGGAGGAAGGGGTTTGGTCAGATCGACGATAACCTTGACGTCAGCCGAAGTCACACTAGTAAACGGTTTGGAGTCCACAACTCTTCCAAGAGGGTAGCAGACCGAACTCAGACCCTCAGGCGTGATGAGGTCAAAAGACAAGTTGTGTAGCGTAATCCACACCGGCGCCTTGTCTAGCGACGGAGGATTCATGCTAAATTAGGACTTTCACTTGGTTACAAAGAAAGGAGAGTCCCCCACTCGCCATAGCTCATGTTGGAGGATGCGATTCCTTAAGGTAAGCGAAGGAATTGTAGAATAAGTAGGCATTTTTTGATAAGTGGTGAATGGTGACCCTTTTATTCTTACCCCATAAGTAATTAAGCACACCCCAAATCTTCCCGTATGAGGGGGCTTTGCCATAGAATATACCCACTATATAATCACTATGGAGTTTGGCACCGCGTTCAAAGATCCCATTTGAGACACGGACTCTAGGTCTTCCTTCGGCGGACGTAGATAATGGAACCTCAGTGACAGGGAAATGGGCAGCCGAATGAAGGTTCTTCGCCCAACTGAAGTTTTTGTCTTGAGGAGACCCTGGCACTGGGTTGTTTGAAACCTGACCAGTAGTTGGAGGAGAGCCCATATCCATAGGAGAAAGAGCGCTATTTGCAGGGGAATTGAGAAGCCCAGCCTTAAAACCAGCCGCCGAGTCGGAGAACAGAACTGAAGAAGCCGGAGCTTCAAGAGAGACGGAACCAGCCGCAGGAGCTGAGCCGGGAACAGAGCCTAGAATAGAAGCGGAGACAGAGCCGAGAGATAAATCGGACGGATCTGGCGGGAGCGGTGGCGGAGGGGATGGCGGAGCCATCTGGATGATGACCTAGTACGGCGGAGACAAAACGGAGAGAAAGAAGATTGTCTTTTTAATCGCTCTCGAGAGGAGAAATTTTTCCtctattttaatcttttttaacGCTGGATATATTTTGCTATTACACAAGCTAAGCTATGAGAACTAAATGTTACTAGCATAACTTTTAGATAGAGTTTAACCAGATTACATATAGAGTCATTGATGTTATTGGTTAACTGCGGATCCGGATCGACTTACAGAACACTGAATATAATACTTcatgtgtaatatttaaaagtatatacgcaatcaaaaataaaaatttctatcATTCGAAAATAATCCTGCCCGGTTAAAGACGGGttaaaatttagtatattattaatctaacagatgataaaaaaagaaaatcatgctCATCTAGGGTTGAGTCGAGTCTcctatggtttttatattttgtcaaCAGTCTCTTACggtttaaaatcaaaatcagagGTTTTGCTCCACAAACCGACATTAAAAGgatgaaaaaatgaaataaccCCCAAAATAATCACACACTTTTCTCTGTTCCCAGTTCCCACCGCCGCAAGCTGTAGCCATCGACGCCATTGTTGCCGCGCCTTCCGCTTCTCTCATGTACTACTATTTTTACCTACCTTCTTACCTTACCTCTTATCTTTGCATAGTTGGCTCGAAATTATGAATTAGGATTCAATCTAAGAAACTGAACAGTTTCTGGTCTGATTACTGGGGGGCATCGTTCCATTCTTCAGTCAAAGATGGGCAGCGAaattgagaaagagagagaagaagaagaggaagatatAGTTTGCTTAGATGAGTCCTTCTTCGTCAACGATGAGTAATTATtcaacactttttttttcttgactaaCTTAAAGTGTTTTTGGTGGTTTGCTTAGTAAAgtagacattttttttttaatgcagtTATCAGTTGACGAGCTTTACGTTTGGGTCCAACGTTCTTGAGCTCTACTGTCTCCAATCAGCTTCAAGTGAgtgttttcattttcttttttcttatatatatcaaatcttTAGTTACTTATTATCTAACATTAAAGTTATCTTGGGCAGCTGATTTTGATTTAACAGGGCAACTGGTTTGGCCTGGTGCTATGCTTATGAACGGTTATCTCTCTGATAATGCTGACATTCTCCAGGGATGTTCTGTTTTGGAGTTTGGATCTGGCGTTGGTAACtcctctttgttttttttttttaatgctagTTGTTTCTAGCAAATCACCTCCTCCTGTGCTATGTGCCAGTAAGTTTCAGATAGGAATGTTCGATATAGTAAACACCAACAATCCGTGatagaaatgtttttttttttggaacatttGGTCTTTCTTTGGTCTTTGATGACATATTGAATGTTCTTTCAAAGCGTAGAGGCTCTTTGTTTTTTCCTCTCGTTTGAATTCATTTGTAGTCGTTGATCTTTGATCTTGTTATAAAACAGGTATAACAGGAGTCCTCTGTAGCAAATTTTGCCGTAAAGTTGTTTTTACTGACCACAACGATGAAGTGCTCAAGGTAACGTCGCTTTGGATAAAGATTTTCTCTGAGAATAATTCACCATTGGTTGAACGTAATCAGGTCTTGTTTTCAGATACTGAAGAAAAACATCGAGCTTCATGAACATTCAAGCGGTCTAGACCCCTCAgctggtgagagagagagaaatcaaCTTTGTTATTGATTCTCAATATTTAACAATGCCTATTTATGTGTTTGGCGTTTCTATCTACAGAATTAGAGGCTGCAAAGCTAGAATGGGGAAACAGTGATCATCTTGGTGAAATTTTGCAGAAACACAGTGATGGCTTTGATCTTATTCTTGGAGCTGATATCTATATCCTTATCCtctgtttggtttggttttggttttggttcagtTAACTCCtatatgatttgaaaaattGTAGCCTTGACAGTACGTACGCTTTCAGCAATCTAGCGTGCCGTTGCTATTTGACAGTGTAGAACAGCTTCTGCGGATGAGAGGACATGGAAATTGCAAGTTCATACTAGCATACGTATCTCGGGCTAGACAGTAAGCTTGTCAGCCACAACGTTATCGATTTTCATTTGTGTCCCAAAAGTTAAAAGTAAATGAAATATTGTTTCAGGATGGACTC
This genomic stretch from Raphanus sativus cultivar WK10039 chromosome 3, ASM80110v3, whole genome shotgun sequence harbors:
- the LOC108845094 gene encoding uncharacterized protein LOC108845094, coding for MSDTFFWNVRGLNEPSKHCPLSNWLYRRPVSFGALLETHVKVESKHHILSAIRGGWSVVTNYEFSDLGKIWVLFRAPTQVRVLFKDLQSITCDDGTVFCYTAMYASNDEDTRKELWISLRDTYASFNLQNLPWLVVGDFNEILHPDETSNANISSTTRGMRCFGDLLSDTRLFDLHWTGPKFTWLNSRPSDPIGKKLDRYHSPGFIKLSSDPPSFGTRPFRFYNLLLKNSQFLNKVEQSWSVVGFRAGSLRDFGYKLKNLKRPMKSLLKDNYSDIEKRVAVAMEDLSLKQLLALNDPSSLNVQNEVDARRVWSELRVAEDSFFH
- the LOC108846328 gene encoding protein-lysine N-methyltransferase EFM3, which codes for MGSEIEKEREEEEEDIVCLDESFFVNDDYQLTSFTFGSNVLELYCLQSASTDFDLTGQLVWPGAMLMNGYLSDNADILQGCSVLEFGSGVGITGVLCSKFCRKVVFTDHNDEVLKILKKNIELHEHSSGLDPSAELEAAKLEWGNSDHLGEILQKHSDGFDLILGADICFQQSSVPLLFDSVEQLLRMRGHGNCKFILAYVSRARQMDSAILREGSLHGMLMNEVPGTRCTVGNLEGVIFEITLK